One Betta splendens chromosome 8, fBetSpl5.4, whole genome shotgun sequence DNA segment encodes these proteins:
- the pla2g10 gene encoding group 10 secretory phospholipase A2 isoform X2 translates to MAAFHRLLLLLSVAVASGAARRSQRTKRGLLELAGAIKCSTGRSALAYMVYGCYCGLGGQGWPRDRADWCCHRHDCCYGDAEYLGCQTKTGRYQWTCEDRTAECDDLKDRCEKLLCKCDREAAKCLRKAPFIQKPRGVTRAVPATRL, encoded by the exons ATGGCTGCCTTTCATCGACTCCTTCTCCTGCTGTCTG TGGCCGTGGCCTCCGGCGCGGCACGCAGGTCCCAGCGGACAAAGCGAGGGTTACTGGAGCTGGCAGGAGCCATCAAATGCAGCACGGGCAGGTCCGCCCTGGCTTACATGGTGTATGGATGCTACTGCGGGCTGGGTGGACAGGGCTGGCCCCGAGACCGGGCCGACTG GTGTTGCCACAGACACGACTGCTGCTACGGAGACGCGGAGTATTTGGGCTGTCAAACCAAAACCGGCCGCTACCAGTGGACGTGTGAGGACAGGACGGCCGAATGCG ACGATTTGAAGGACAGGTGTGAAAAACTGCTGTGCAAGTGTGACCGAGAGGCTGCCAAGTGCTTGAGAAAAGCCCCTTTCATCCAGAA ACCTCGTGGAGTCACTAGAGCGGTTCCTGCTACCAGATTGTGA
- the pla2g10 gene encoding group 10 secretory phospholipase A2 isoform X1, giving the protein MAAFHRLLLLLSVAVASGAARRSQRTKRGLLELAGAIKCSTGRSALAYMVYGCYCGLGGQGWPRDRADWCCHRHDCCYGDAEYLGCQTKTGRYQWTCEDRTAECDDLKDRCEKLLCKCDREAAKCLRKAPFIQKYALWPDFLCGYDHPTCNIY; this is encoded by the exons ATGGCTGCCTTTCATCGACTCCTTCTCCTGCTGTCTG TGGCCGTGGCCTCCGGCGCGGCACGCAGGTCCCAGCGGACAAAGCGAGGGTTACTGGAGCTGGCAGGAGCCATCAAATGCAGCACGGGCAGGTCCGCCCTGGCTTACATGGTGTATGGATGCTACTGCGGGCTGGGTGGACAGGGCTGGCCCCGAGACCGGGCCGACTG GTGTTGCCACAGACACGACTGCTGCTACGGAGACGCGGAGTATTTGGGCTGTCAAACCAAAACCGGCCGCTACCAGTGGACGTGTGAGGACAGGACGGCCGAATGCG ACGATTTGAAGGACAGGTGTGAAAAACTGCTGTGCAAGTGTGACCGAGAGGCTGCCAAGTGCTTGAGAAAAGCCCCTTTCATCCAGAAGTATGCCCTGTGGCCAGACTTCCTGTGTGGCTATGATCATCCCACATGTAACATATACTGA